Proteins from a single region of Amycolatopsis sp. CA-230715:
- a CDS encoding DNA-3-methyladenine glycosylase family protein has protein sequence MRYRPPFALDLAQVLSPHQRGKGDPHFRRDERGVAWFAGNTADGPGTMALRRFADGEVEAQAWGQGADRLLDGLPALLGAEDDDTGFVAHHDAVAAARQALPSLRLGSSGRVWDALVPAVLEQKVTGIEARRSWRELCRWYGEPAPGPAPDWLRVPPAPRAIMSIVDWKWHRAGVDLTRRRTLVFAAQVAHRLEKAGETRGAQGRAWLRKVPGIGVWTAAEVAQRAWGDPDAVSFGDFHIPTVVGHALVGAPLDDAGLQEVLAPYAPQRQRAVRYLEAAGFSRPRYGPRYPIRDYRAM, from the coding sequence ATGCGCTACCGGCCGCCGTTCGCGCTCGATCTCGCGCAGGTGCTTTCCCCGCACCAGCGGGGCAAAGGCGACCCGCATTTCCGGCGGGACGAGCGCGGTGTCGCGTGGTTCGCGGGGAACACCGCCGACGGCCCTGGCACGATGGCGCTGCGCCGGTTCGCCGACGGCGAGGTCGAAGCGCAGGCGTGGGGCCAGGGCGCGGACCGGCTGCTCGACGGGTTGCCCGCCCTGCTCGGCGCGGAGGACGACGACACCGGGTTCGTCGCGCACCACGACGCGGTGGCCGCCGCGCGGCAGGCGCTGCCTTCGTTGCGGCTCGGGTCGAGCGGGCGGGTGTGGGACGCGCTGGTGCCCGCGGTGCTGGAGCAGAAGGTCACCGGGATCGAAGCGCGGCGGTCGTGGCGCGAGCTGTGCCGCTGGTACGGCGAACCGGCGCCCGGCCCGGCACCGGACTGGCTCCGCGTGCCGCCGGCGCCGCGCGCGATCATGTCCATTGTGGACTGGAAATGGCACAGGGCGGGGGTGGACCTGACGCGGCGCCGGACGCTCGTGTTCGCCGCGCAGGTGGCGCACCGGCTGGAGAAGGCGGGCGAAACCCGTGGCGCGCAAGGAAGAGCGTGGCTGCGGAAGGTGCCGGGCATCGGCGTCTGGACCGCCGCGGAGGTGGCGCAGCGGGCGTGGGGCGACCCGGACGCGGTCAGCTTCGGCGACTTCCACATCCCGACCGTGGTCGGCCACGCGCTCGTCGGCGCGCCGCTCGACGACGCCGGACTCCAGGAAGTGCTCGCGCCCTACGCACCGCAACGGCAGCGCGCCGTCCGGTACCTGGAGGCCGCCGGGTTCTCGCGCCCGAGGTACGGCCCGCGCTACCCGATCCGCGACTACCGCGCGATGTAA
- a CDS encoding sugar phosphate nucleotidyltransferase — MTSDQPADAVVLVGGKGTRLRPLTLSAPKPMLPTAGVPFLSHLLSRIGAAGFRHVVLGTSYRAEVFEDFFGDGESLGLEIEYVVEDEPLDTAGAIRNVLGRLRADDAVIFNGDILAGADLGELVRTHRSSGADVTLHLQRVEDPSRFGSVPTDSSGRVLEFLEKIPDPPTDQINAGCYVFRRSVIESIPAGRPVSVERETFPGLLASGAHIHGYVDSSYWLDVGTPEAFVRGSADLVRGLAPTSALPGETGKSLVLDGARVAGDAEVDGGSAVGAGASIGAGARVSGSVLFDGASIGEGAVVERSVLGAGAKVGAGARVSGVVLGDGASVGARCELLDGARVWPGIELPDGAIRFSSDA, encoded by the coding sequence ATGACATCGGACCAGCCCGCCGACGCGGTGGTGCTCGTCGGGGGCAAGGGAACCCGCCTCCGCCCGCTCACGCTGTCCGCGCCGAAGCCGATGCTGCCGACCGCGGGGGTGCCGTTCCTGAGCCACCTCCTGTCGCGCATCGGCGCGGCCGGGTTCCGGCACGTGGTGCTCGGCACGAGCTACCGTGCGGAAGTCTTCGAGGACTTCTTCGGCGACGGGGAGTCGCTCGGCCTCGAAATCGAGTACGTCGTGGAGGACGAGCCGCTCGACACCGCGGGCGCGATCCGGAACGTGCTGGGCAGGCTGCGCGCAGACGACGCGGTGATCTTCAACGGCGACATCCTCGCTGGCGCCGATCTCGGCGAACTGGTGCGCACGCACCGGAGCAGCGGCGCGGACGTGACCCTGCACCTGCAGCGCGTCGAGGACCCGAGCCGCTTCGGTTCGGTGCCGACCGATTCTTCCGGCAGGGTGCTGGAGTTCCTGGAGAAGATCCCCGACCCGCCGACCGACCAGATCAACGCCGGGTGCTACGTGTTCCGGCGTTCGGTGATCGAGTCCATTCCGGCGGGACGCCCGGTTTCGGTGGAGCGCGAGACGTTCCCCGGCCTGCTCGCGTCCGGCGCGCACATCCACGGGTACGTCGACTCGTCGTACTGGCTCGACGTGGGCACCCCGGAGGCGTTCGTCCGCGGCTCGGCCGATCTCGTCCGCGGCCTCGCCCCGACTTCGGCACTGCCGGGCGAAACGGGGAAGTCCCTGGTTCTCGACGGCGCGCGCGTCGCCGGTGACGCCGAAGTGGACGGTGGGTCCGCGGTCGGCGCCGGTGCTTCGATCGGTGCGGGCGCGCGGGTTTCCGGCTCGGTGCTGTTCGACGGCGCGTCGATCGGCGAAGGCGCGGTGGTCGAGCGCTCGGTGCTCGGCGCGGGCGCGAAGGTCGGTGCGGGCGCTCGGGTGAGCGGAGTCGTGCTCGGTGACGGGGCCTCGGTCGGCGCGCGCTGCGAACTGCTCGACGGCGCCAGGGTGTGGCCGGGCATCGAACTGCCCGACGGTGCCATCCGGTTCTCCAGCGACGCCTGA